The Engystomops pustulosus chromosome 3, aEngPut4.maternal, whole genome shotgun sequence region ggaatGACAACAGCGCGGAACACCGGCGGGCGTTGgaaggtaagtagttctttatttttttaagcagccccctccggccacctttagttgaTTTTCATAGCTctcggacaaccactttaataactaacatttccggaatgtctgctttatgttggaatgataCTTTATGTGTCCTCtaattttctaggatgttatgaggcttagaactttaggtgtgatttttctcattttcatgaaaatcgccaaaactcacattgaGGGCAACTCaggtttcaagtgactttgaaaggcctaaattatAGTAATAAATTTcgccactatagaaactacaaccctctACATATGTTAACCAACTTAATTCAAGTCTATTAACCATTTAAGTGTTTCACACGGGCTAAAACAAAATAGAAGcgcaatttagaaacttttttaatttttttggaaaatacattcatttaggccaaaaatgacacttttataatgaataaaatgatgaaatgctctacaAAGTTTGATGTCCAATTTCTCTCCAGTGTCCCTATACCCCatatgcagggccgcatctgccatattCAGTGAGAATATTGTTGAAGAATTCCACAACAAGGGGGAAATTCCAGGCATCTGCAATTTTCCTACTTGGATACTGTTGGTATTCTCAACACTTTTATGGAGCACGGTTAAAACAATATCATTGTTGTTTTATACCTATACATTTACCAAAGTAAATAAGTATATTTTTAACCAGCAGTACCACATTAGTTTTTGAGGAGAATCAGCGCCAGTgagtaatttgcatattttattttattttttgggcaaaagAGCTTTgtgattttaattaattttttggctaaatgatttGTACTCATTTGTTCAATTTTTTGCTACTTTGTGAAAGGTAGATGTAAGAAAAATGGCAAATATTGGATTGTTTTTTTGGATCATTCTCAGTACAGGACAAAGAATGATTTGGTTAGGTCTGTTACATAACCAAATAAAATATGGTGTGTACAAAGCTCAGGCAAAGTAAGATGCTTATATAAAACAAATAGTTGTTATATATGCATTAAAATACTAAATCAGTCTAAATCAGTTACGTCAACCAAGCGGGTTTTGTCAAACACAAATAAATCCATTATATCTTTTGTCTGTGGAGTCTCCACACCCAATTTGGGTTCAcaataacaaattaaaaaaacaaattaaataaTTAAGATGTGAAATGGCCGTAGCGTAACACTTTGATATTATtatatgcaatatataaataaatgtaattataatatttttgttGAAAGTGTTTTATTTTTGCAGTCGATCAGTTATGAAATAATCATATACAACAATATACATTTTCCAGGCCCAGATTATGCTGCAGAAGTGTGCATGAAGCAGTGGGGACCTCTTCTGGTCTAAAATTTATTGGTGCTCCATATTTAATATGGATTTGTACAAATATACAAGACAGTGGAAAATAGAAAATTTGTATTATagcatattataaaatatactaggTAGTGACAGCCAAAGGGCAAATTTGTGAACACGAAGTAGATGACAAGGATTTGAGGTAGAATTTTTCATGGGTTCCTGTGTCTCTTGTACTAGATCATGAAATTGCAATTGAAAATAGTTTAATCCTTTTTCCGGACCTTTGATTTTGGTGCTACAAGCGCAGAGAGAACACAAGAATTAAATGTACAATCAGGTTTTGGAAAACATGTATACAATTATTATATCGATAAGCACCTACCATTAGGGTTTTCTTGAGTGTAAAAAATCTTCAGCATTTCCACAGCTTTCTCAGCTTTGTATCCAGGTATGCACTGTTAAAAGATATGGTGAAGTCACAGTATGACAGAAAACCGACAGAAAATACAGGAATTGACTAGTCTTAGTTTATTTTAAAGATcaaatacatagatagatattaaaTGTGTGTAAAGGGTTTGCCAATTATATCAAACTTCAACAGTGTACGCATAAGACTAACTCTAACATGgtcacttaccgtatatatactcgtgtataagccgagtttttcagcacaaaaaaatgtgctgaaaaacatccccttggcttatacacgagtctattacaaaataaacttaaaaaaaataataaacttaaatactcaccctccgatgtcggcgagGCTCACCGATGTCCCCTAGTccggtcttctttcttcttgcttctgtcatggacgcggccatgttttcttcttggccgcgcatactatgacgtcagcagcagccgcgtcatagatgcgcctgctagaagaaaacatgaaagaagaaagaagaggagccgcggagaagaaagaagacgggacgcgctgacatcggggacatcggtgagCCACGCTGACATCCGAGGGTGAgtatttaggtttatttttttaagtgctgtgggggccggctgtatactacatgggggctggcaggctggctgtatactacatgggggctggtggctgtatgctactaggggctggcaggctgtatactactgggagcaagccgactatatactacttggggcttgctggctatatactataccaatgcaattcccacccttggtttatactcgagtcaatagtttttcccagtttttggtggtaaaattaggggtctcggcttatactctagtatatacggtatattacacTTTCCCTGTAAAAATTTGGCCGGGACTCGCTGGGAGATGCATGTCATGGGACTCCTGGGCAGCAGGACTACCTGTTTCATCACATGTGCAGTTGGGGGCTGGTCAGTCATTATTTTCTGCATGCCCTTCCATCATAAGGGAGTGGTATGGGATCATATGGGATATGAGGTTATGatgaagggttaatgcagacagtATTGACAGCACGGCCCCTTGCATCTACTGGAAACCAGCAGTACCAGATGTCACACAGAGTCCTGCTGTCAGGGGTCTCATGACCCACAGCTCCTGGAAAACTTTAAACAGCGCAAGTATAATATGGACGGCCCTCACTACAGTCTTATAATTAAAGCTTAACGTAAATGGCCAAACTTCAATCTCATGGATGTAAATCCTAAACTAGGTGGACATTTATCATAAAACAAAATTTTTAAATCCAGTATGGTTTGGATATGTATTTTCACCAAATTCGTCCAACATCGCAACATATTTGATACTTTTGACGGTTTAACGTTGCTTTAGTAAATCTAAAAAAACTTTACATCCCTACACACTTTCTCTAGTCAAATACCAATGACCATTAAGCACTGACTGACTACTACTTAACCAGTATTGTCTATGTGTTATCAAATCGTTACTAAATTTCAGACAAACTTGTGATATATTAATAGCCTACACCATGCTGAATACAATTCCCATTTACTCTTATAGCAAATATTGATCTTCtactgatgaaaaaaaaaaaaaaaatctcaaacatccaccactagagggttCTTGCCTTTCATACTTGCAATTCAGTCCATGTTGCTAGATGTATCCAGCTACTAGTAGAatggaagtaccgtatatactggagtataagccaagtttttgtgctgaaaattccccactcggcttatacttgagtatataaaaaaaagaaaaaaaaaacggagtACCCTGTAttgtatagctagccagccagccccctgtagtgtatagctagCAAGCCATCCCCCTTTGTATTAGCCCAAGCCCCCCCCCAGCCCTGCCTATTATATAATCGGCTGTCATCCCACGTtatgctgcagctcctcttctttgaCCTGGAGCACATGAAgagacacagctccatacaaacaGTTTGGCCAGCTTACAAATTATGATGTCAGCTGGGCAGTGCGCACAGACCTGTCGGTGACCTTGAGCTGgcgcacatgaagatagaagacgaGCTGCCTGGGGAGTCGGAATGGTGgttactcagtttattttttctaTGCAAACAGCATACCATGGGATTGACAGGCGATATATAATagacggggctggctggctatatagcggGGAGGCAgaaaccaatgcatttctcaccctaggcttatacttgagtatatacagagtTGGACGGCAAAAACCCAGGCACAGAGTGTGCACCTTGCAGGCCACAAACAAGGTATCGTGATCACTTTTTTGCGACCTGTCTGACATTGGTATGCAAGTTCAGTCCAGTGATTCAAGGTTCAGTCCTGAAATTGCACAAGCACACAGAGGGAGTTTATTGGACTGAACTTGCTCAAGGGCAAGCAGCCTAAATTGTGAGAAATCAACAGGAATTGGATGCATGAGAGGTTTTatccaaaaaattaaaataaaaatgatgtgGCACCTTCAGagataaaaaaattattcaaggGTTTAATACAAAACCATTAACATTACACATAAAGCAAGTGCAAATGGAAGTAAACCTACGTGTTAGTCATGCAGAGGCTTTATAAATGTTTTGTATTGAAGCCTTAAACATTTTTTACCTATGGAGTGGCTAACTTGAAGTGTAAAAGACACCAATTCTTTGATTTTTACAATACAggaattattttaaagtgaatagatTCTCAGACCTTGAAGGAAGCTCCTGTGTTTGGTATACTATTTTCAGCTACATTCAAAACTGATCCACATCCACCAAAGCGTTCATTAGAGCAGCCATATACCACCAAAGGAATTCCTGATGTTCAGTTAAGGAAGAATGAAAGATTAAGGGAGCCCATTAGGCTCCTCCGTTACCAATAACAATTTTAATTTGCCTCACTACAGTTACTGCAGTCATACAGTATTCCTACTTATGCAGCATAGCAGATGTAGACATGCCGGACCCTCCGGCCTCTGACTATAAACATAACATAAGATGGCGGTGACGAGCAGCACCTCAGGAGAAcgggagcagggagagaggcaagtggaagtttttttttttaatttttaaaggaaacctaccgtcagGGATCTACctactaaagtaaaaaaaaaaaaaatttgtgcccAAAAACCCAGAAAACTTTTATCTAACATAAATGCAAATattcttaagaggctactggggcgtggaggagCTGTGGTGTGGGGCAAGATCTACGGCTACTGCACGTCAGTTTCTTAAGCGAGCAGCAACCGAATGCACTTGAGTACTGCGAATGCACAGTAGCCCCAGCTTCTCAGATGAGGCTGTGCAGATGCACACTGGAGTCAGGAGGGTAGGAGGAAttgaaagaggctactagggcatggagtagccatagCTCCTGCCTGTTCCATGGCGCGGATACTCCATGTCCAAGTAGCCTGTTAAGAAAATCTGCATATATcttaaatgaaatttttttgaggCTCTAGGGCACAAaaacttttaatttaaaaaaaaaaaaaaaaaaaaaaaggtttagacTAGAAAGCATTACAGGTACCTGTCGCCGATCTACCTTAGTAGGTAaatccatgatggtaggtttcctcctTTAAATCCCCCCCAGCCGTATATAAAGAATTTTCCCCAACAACGCCTTTAATAATGTTGGAACTTAACCTTAAAAGGTAGGTGGTCACCAGTTTTCACTGCTGCCAACACTAAATGGGAGTCAGATAGAGGAGTATGAATTGCTATAGCGGTGTCCTGGTTAAAATGCTACACCCTCAATGAGTGTTTCACCATGGGAAGCATTCTGTGAAATACACAATGGGGTGCCCCAGCAGTGCTTTAGCTGTCCACCAAAGATGGGAAAACTTGCAACTTTACTTTATATTCCGGTAGCGCTCTTCCTTGTTGTCACCACTGTATCAACACTATATTGTGGTTGAAATGTTAGCTGTACTTGCAATTGGAATCTCTCCGTGTTTTgagtcatttttttaaatgaatttgaTCCCAACTGAGTTATTGTGACTATGGTGGTGTTACTGAACCAGTGACACTGGAGTAACCTCCTACAGGTTAGCTAGCTCCTTTTGCTAATAATGTTCTTGAGAATGGTATGGTTAATTATAAACAGAattgtatatttaagaatttactTTTATCACATTGTAATTGTACCTAGCAGAACATGGATTTTCACATGGAAAAGTCACACCACAAG contains the following coding sequences:
- the ADAT2 gene encoding tRNA-specific adenosine deaminase 2 isoform X2 is translated as MESQEMTDEMKVWMDMAFQMATRHAEMVAIDQVLDWCKENGKSSTEVFQNTILYVTVEPCIMCAGALRLLRIPLVVYGCSNERFGGCGSVLNVAENSIPNTGASFKCIPGYKAEKAVEMLKIFYTQENPNAPKSKVRKKD